One Bacteriovorax sp. PP10 DNA window includes the following coding sequences:
- a CDS encoding thiolase family protein, protein MKRTFIVHAKRTAIGKLNGKLSTVRVDDLLAHVFTDIKNNINFDPTLIDDVIVGCANQAGEDNRNVARMAVILSGLPLAVPGTTINRLCGSSLDAVIDGFGRIQAGIADCLIIAGAESMTRAPYVLSKAGDAFGRDQKMFDTTLGWRFANPKMEKMFPLFTMGETAEEVANLYKISREEQDQFAVNSHKKAIAAWDRGDFADEVLPVTVELKKESFVFAKDECPRSDSTMEALAKLKPVFRKDGSVTAGNSSPMNDGASGLLMVSEEFMKKHNLTPMMEVTGAATRGVHPNTMGIGPVEAVKTLLQRYNKKISDFDAIELNEAFAAQSIGCIKGLELDPSKVNLNGGAIAIGHALGSSGTRIVTTLAHQMKKNKNIKEGLAAMCIGVGQGIAVSFKNV, encoded by the coding sequence ATGAAAAGAACATTTATCGTTCATGCAAAAAGAACTGCGATTGGAAAACTAAACGGAAAACTTTCAACAGTTAGAGTTGATGATCTTCTGGCGCACGTTTTTACAGACATCAAAAACAATATCAACTTTGATCCAACGTTAATTGACGACGTCATCGTTGGTTGTGCTAACCAAGCTGGTGAAGACAATAGAAACGTTGCCCGCATGGCCGTTATTTTATCCGGACTTCCATTAGCTGTTCCAGGAACAACGATCAACCGTCTTTGTGGATCTTCCCTAGACGCTGTTATTGATGGATTCGGACGTATTCAAGCTGGTATCGCTGATTGTTTAATCATCGCTGGAGCTGAAAGCATGACTCGCGCTCCTTACGTTCTATCAAAAGCTGGAGACGCTTTCGGACGCGATCAAAAAATGTTCGATACAACTCTAGGTTGGAGATTTGCTAATCCTAAGATGGAAAAAATGTTTCCATTATTTACGATGGGTGAAACAGCGGAAGAAGTAGCTAACCTTTATAAAATCTCTCGCGAAGAGCAAGATCAATTTGCAGTGAACTCTCACAAGAAAGCAATCGCTGCTTGGGACAGAGGAGATTTCGCTGATGAAGTCCTTCCGGTTACAGTTGAGTTAAAAAAAGAATCATTCGTATTTGCAAAAGACGAATGCCCTCGATCTGATTCAACAATGGAAGCTCTGGCAAAATTAAAACCAGTCTTCAGAAAAGATGGTTCAGTGACTGCAGGAAACTCAAGCCCGATGAACGATGGGGCCTCTGGACTTCTTATGGTTAGTGAAGAATTTATGAAAAAACATAACCTGACTCCGATGATGGAAGTGACAGGAGCAGCGACTCGTGGAGTTCATCCGAACACTATGGGAATCGGGCCGGTTGAAGCAGTTAAAACTCTTCTACAAAGATACAATAAAAAGATTTCTGATTTTGATGCAATTGAATTGAACGAAGCATTCGCTGCTCAGTCAATTGGATGTATCAAAGGATTAGAACTTGATCCAAGTAAAGTGAACTTAAATGGTGGAGCAATCGCTATCGGTCACGCTCTTGGAAGTTCTGGAACAAGAATCGTGACGACTCTTGCTCATCAGATGAAGAAAAATAAGAACATTAAAGAAGGTCTGGCAGCAATGTGTATCGGTGTTGGCCAAGGGATCGCTGTAAGTTTTAAAAACGTTTAG
- a CDS encoding 3-hydroxyacyl-CoA dehydrogenase family protein produces the protein MNNEPNILVIIDDVHPMFELIKTQYETRNAKDALASFETYDLVVDLTLLKTKAKIVFLKELARTTKAEIISDLTHCWGEMVLKHTPKVTGAISLLFFSPTNSVEYFAPAEKAQKQIEDFLKKLGKTGVKHQDLKLGFHYPRVISMIVNEAYFALGENLATPESIDLAMKNGVNYPMGPIEWGQKIGLKHIIDLLSEYSEITEDPRYRISTALKLTGKYI, from the coding sequence ATGAATAATGAACCAAATATTTTAGTTATTATCGATGACGTTCATCCAATGTTTGAATTGATAAAAACTCAATACGAAACCCGCAATGCTAAAGATGCGCTAGCAAGCTTTGAAACTTACGATCTGGTTGTAGACTTAACTCTCTTAAAGACGAAAGCTAAAATCGTTTTTCTAAAAGAGCTGGCAAGAACAACGAAAGCAGAAATCATCAGCGACCTGACACACTGCTGGGGAGAAATGGTTTTAAAACACACTCCTAAAGTCACTGGGGCCATCTCTCTTTTATTTTTCTCGCCTACAAATAGTGTTGAGTATTTCGCTCCTGCTGAAAAAGCACAAAAACAAATAGAAGACTTTCTCAAGAAACTTGGAAAAACCGGCGTTAAACATCAGGATTTAAAACTTGGTTTTCACTACCCGAGAGTTATTTCAATGATCGTCAACGAAGCCTACTTCGCTCTTGGTGAAAACCTGGCGACTCCTGAATCAATTGACCTCGCTATGAAAAACGGTGTGAACTATCCAATGGGACCTATTGAATGGGGACAAAAAATTGGATTGAAACATATCATCGATTTGCTTTCTGAATACTCAGAAATCACTGAAGACCCTCGCTACAGAATATCAACAGCATTAAAACTGACAGGAAAATATATATGA
- a CDS encoding 3-hydroxyacyl-CoA dehydrogenase NAD-binding domain-containing protein: MEIKSVVVIGTGTMGQGIAQWFLQQSLTVEMVDSNFEFAQAGQAKIYDQLDTLVTKGKLQSADVEKFKPRLQVKHLAEIDPQADLIVEAIYEDKEAKKDLFRKLDEMMKPNAIIASNTSSFPITELGKDLSDARQKRFLGLHFFNPATIMKLVEVINGLETDRSISTELITWFNQKGKVACECNDAPGFIVNRVARNFYGESLRAVETYDLEKIKEVDKVMREVGGFKMGPFELMDLIGIDVNLSVTESVYKAFFDEPRFKPHRLQKEMVDGKRYGRKTKKGFYSYE; encoded by the coding sequence ATGGAAATAAAAAGCGTCGTCGTTATTGGAACAGGAACTATGGGGCAAGGAATTGCCCAATGGTTCCTGCAACAGTCACTTACTGTAGAAATGGTTGATAGTAACTTTGAGTTTGCTCAAGCAGGGCAAGCTAAGATTTATGATCAGCTTGATACACTCGTGACCAAAGGCAAACTGCAGTCTGCTGATGTAGAGAAATTTAAACCGCGCTTACAGGTGAAACATCTGGCGGAAATTGATCCACAGGCAGATTTAATTGTTGAAGCTATTTATGAAGACAAGGAAGCTAAGAAAGATCTTTTTAGAAAACTTGATGAAATGATGAAGCCCAACGCAATCATTGCTTCCAATACGTCGTCTTTCCCTATTACTGAACTGGGGAAAGATTTAAGCGATGCCCGCCAGAAGCGCTTTTTAGGACTGCACTTTTTTAATCCGGCAACAATCATGAAACTAGTTGAAGTGATCAATGGACTGGAAACAGACCGTTCAATCTCAACAGAGTTGATTACCTGGTTTAACCAAAAAGGAAAAGTGGCCTGCGAGTGCAATGATGCTCCAGGATTTATCGTCAACCGCGTGGCCCGCAATTTTTATGGCGAGTCTCTACGTGCGGTTGAAACTTATGACTTAGAAAAAATAAAAGAAGTAGATAAGGTTATGCGTGAAGTGGGTGGATTTAAGATGGGGCCATTTGAACTAATGGACCTGATCGGAATCGACGTTAACTTAAGTGTAACTGAATCTGTCTATAAAGCTTTTTTTGATGAACCACGCTTTAAACCTCACCGTCTGCAAAAAGAGATGGTTGATGGAAAGCGATATGGAAGAAAAACTAAAAAAGGATTTTATAGTTATGAATAA
- a CDS encoding 1,2-phenylacetyl-CoA epoxidase subunit PaaC yields the protein MTTTARSYAPEELKLFQEIKDGRTFEATDDMPAFYRKHLLNLLWMQGDSEYSGALGYMPYIEKAPTLQEKVLVAQMVKDEMRHASVIYKLLEELGQNTTEHIAKTDLGYKLDEDQINIGFKRLKDDYRVNIFYYDIKYWTDYILFNFLMDRAAGHQLQDTFNSSYMPWKKAIEGIYKEEVMHLAHGDKWVRLLSKDPEQKKFLQERLNLWWPRVMNIFGSTQGASNDLYVNLGLKQRTNGEIRAVFVKEIEEMCEEAGLTIPEYREEDQPVREAKKH from the coding sequence ATGACAACTACAGCACGTTCGTACGCACCAGAAGAGCTAAAACTTTTCCAGGAAATCAAAGACGGAAGAACTTTCGAAGCAACTGATGACATGCCGGCATTCTACCGCAAGCATTTATTAAACCTTTTATGGATGCAAGGAGATTCAGAATACTCTGGAGCTCTTGGATACATGCCATACATTGAGAAAGCTCCAACTCTTCAAGAGAAAGTTTTAGTTGCTCAAATGGTTAAAGATGAAATGAGACACGCTTCAGTTATTTACAAGCTTCTTGAAGAACTTGGACAAAACACAACTGAGCACATCGCTAAGACTGATCTTGGGTACAAACTTGATGAAGACCAAATCAACATCGGTTTCAAAAGATTAAAAGACGACTACCGTGTAAATATTTTTTACTACGACATCAAGTACTGGACTGACTATATCCTATTCAACTTTTTAATGGATAGAGCTGCTGGTCACCAACTACAAGACACTTTCAACTCAAGCTACATGCCATGGAAGAAAGCGATCGAAGGAATTTACAAAGAAGAAGTTATGCACTTAGCTCACGGAGATAAGTGGGTTCGCCTTCTGTCAAAAGATCCTGAGCAAAAGAAATTCCTTCAAGAAAGACTTAACCTTTGGTGGCCAAGAGTTATGAACATTTTTGGTTCAACTCAAGGTGCTTCAAACGACCTTTACGTTAACCTTGGTTTAAAACAAAGAACGAACGGAGAAATCCGCGCGGTATTCGTTAAAGAAATCGAAGAAATGTGTGAAGAAGCAGGATTAACAATCCCTGAGTACAGAGAAGAAGATCAACCAGTCAGAGAAGCCAAAAAACACTAA
- a CDS encoding enoyl-CoA hydratase/isomerase family protein codes for MSQFKFIKYVEDNRTVTITMNRPELYNALNAEAKMEIVQAIREANKSPNVHSIILTGEGKAFCTGQDLNDRSVQASNNAIDLGHTLQTEWNPLVTAIRDSKKIVIAAVNGVCAGAGISVAISCDLIVSKPAVKFVGAFSKLGLAPDAGSTYIFSRALGYQKTMEFFLMGEALTSEELHAAGLVNALSDDPLAKANEYAQNINKLSPLSTEMIKKNIKASLDSNYNESIERETHVQRFLGNSSDYKEGLTAFLEKRQPQFTGN; via the coding sequence ATGTCTCAATTTAAGTTTATTAAATATGTCGAAGACAACAGAACTGTGACGATTACTATGAATCGTCCGGAGCTTTACAATGCGCTAAATGCAGAAGCAAAGATGGAAATTGTTCAGGCAATCCGCGAGGCCAACAAAAGCCCTAACGTTCACTCGATTATTTTAACGGGCGAAGGAAAAGCATTTTGTACTGGTCAGGATCTAAACGACAGAAGCGTTCAAGCTTCAAATAATGCAATTGATTTAGGTCACACTCTGCAAACAGAATGGAACCCGTTAGTCACAGCTATTCGTGATTCAAAAAAAATCGTGATCGCTGCGGTTAATGGAGTTTGCGCTGGTGCCGGTATTTCAGTAGCGATTTCTTGCGATTTGATTGTAAGTAAACCCGCAGTGAAATTTGTAGGAGCTTTCAGCAAACTTGGATTAGCTCCAGATGCTGGATCGACTTATATCTTTTCACGTGCACTTGGATACCAGAAGACCATGGAATTTTTCTTAATGGGTGAAGCTCTTACATCAGAAGAACTACATGCCGCTGGTTTAGTTAATGCTTTAAGTGATGATCCTTTGGCAAAGGCCAATGAGTACGCTCAAAACATTAATAAGCTCTCACCTCTTTCAACTGAGATGATTAAGAAAAACATTAAAGCGTCTCTTGATTCAAATTATAACGAATCAATTGAGCGCGAAACCCACGTTCAACGTTTCCTTGGAAATAGCTCAGACTACAAAGAAGGATTGACGGCATTTTTAGAAAAAAGACAACCACAGTTTACGGGTAACTAA
- a CDS encoding enoyl-CoA hydratase-related protein, with amino-acid sequence MENILLEYPYKNNEHIALVRLNRPKVLNALSTDLMNELVDCMLELDQNPSVRVIILTGNERAFAAGADIAQMVTASPIDQINDNRFRTWEMLRLITKPIIAAVNGFALGGGCELAMSCDLIIAGDDAKFSQPEIKIGTIPGAGGTQRLTRAIGKSKAMMMVLTGDMIDANTACDWGLVAKVVPAPTLLQETFELAKTIADRAPVAVRLAKEAVNKSFEMTLKDGMDFERRNFYLTFSSLDQKEGMKAFMEKRSPNYQGN; translated from the coding sequence ATGGAAAACATTTTACTAGAGTACCCTTACAAAAATAACGAGCACATTGCTTTAGTCAGACTTAACCGTCCTAAAGTTCTAAACGCTCTTTCAACTGATTTAATGAACGAGCTGGTTGATTGCATGCTGGAGCTGGATCAAAATCCAAGTGTCCGCGTGATTATCTTAACTGGTAACGAGCGCGCGTTTGCTGCTGGTGCGGATATCGCCCAAATGGTGACAGCGTCTCCTATCGATCAAATTAACGACAACCGTTTCCGTACTTGGGAAATGTTACGTTTAATCACAAAACCAATCATTGCTGCCGTTAACGGATTTGCTCTTGGTGGTGGATGTGAGCTGGCGATGTCATGCGATTTAATTATTGCTGGTGACGACGCGAAGTTTTCTCAACCGGAAATTAAAATCGGAACGATCCCTGGTGCCGGTGGAACACAACGCCTGACTCGCGCGATTGGAAAATCAAAAGCGATGATGATGGTTTTAACTGGTGACATGATTGATGCCAATACAGCATGTGACTGGGGACTAGTGGCAAAAGTTGTTCCTGCGCCGACTCTTCTGCAAGAGACATTTGAATTAGCTAAAACAATTGCTGATCGTGCTCCTGTAGCTGTTCGCCTGGCAAAAGAAGCTGTTAACAAATCTTTTGAAATGACTTTAAAAGATGGAATGGATTTCGAACGTAGGAATTTCTATTTAACTTTCTCTTCTCTTGATCAGAAAGAAGGAATGAAGGCTTTCATGGAAAAACGTTCTCCAAACTATCAAGGAAACTAA
- a CDS encoding EthD family reductase encodes MFKMTAIYKVPSDVNAFADWFAAHTELVKKVPLTKEIRVTKITGGPRGPSDLHLITDLLFASKEDFKTAMSSPENMACGKDAFTNYKDIVSVHFAEEETIKV; translated from the coding sequence ATGTTTAAAATGACTGCGATTTACAAAGTTCCATCTGACGTTAATGCATTTGCTGATTGGTTTGCAGCTCATACTGAACTTGTTAAAAAAGTTCCTCTTACAAAAGAAATCAGAGTGACAAAAATTACTGGTGGCCCTCGTGGTCCAAGTGACCTGCATTTAATCACTGACCTTTTATTTGCTTCAAAAGAAGATTTCAAAACGGCAATGAGTTCTCCAGAAAACATGGCATGCGGAAAAGATGCTTTCACAAACTACAAAGACATCGTTTCAGTTCACTTTGCTGAAGAAGAAACAATTAAGGTTTAA
- a CDS encoding DUF1304 domain-containing protein → MNILANGFVVLVAVLHLYFLYLEMFMWTKPLGMKTFKNDAEFAKRSAVLAANQGLYNGFLAAGLLWSVFAPEHMALPLKIFFLDCVIIASLYGWYSVNKRIFFIQGIPAIVALLFCLI, encoded by the coding sequence ATGAATATTTTGGCAAATGGATTCGTGGTTTTAGTTGCTGTCTTGCACCTATATTTTCTTTATCTGGAAATGTTCATGTGGACGAAGCCTTTGGGGATGAAAACTTTCAAAAATGACGCTGAGTTTGCAAAAAGAAGTGCGGTTTTAGCGGCTAACCAAGGATTATATAATGGTTTTCTTGCGGCCGGTCTTTTATGGTCGGTTTTTGCTCCAGAGCATATGGCATTGCCGTTAAAAATCTTTTTTCTAGATTGTGTCATCATTGCAAGCTTGTACGGATGGTATTCTGTAAATAAAAGAATCTTTTTTATCCAGGGAATACCTGCAATCGTCGCACTGTTATTTTGCTTAATATGA
- a CDS encoding 2-oxoacid:acceptor oxidoreductase family protein — MTTEILNGNEIIIQGALEAGFHLYTGYPGSPLADYFNILYERKNEFKEKGIRVVIANSEANAAAMASGAKQAHKNALVAMKSMGLHVAADALSVGNFANPGTGGVVVVVGDDPWSISTSSPADSRYLFKHLHIPFLDPSTPQELKDWIKVALEISLETSVYQGLLLTTFMAEGGGRVEIGEEVKIDPTLIELDPATFDLSKNVMVPPNSFKADVAMIKDRFPKVFDVLKAKSLDLKFGNMDSKVGFITSGAVFEILKQVLDDNDALDRFSLYKVAAPYPLIDDLLVPYLKNLETLIVVEEKRGFLETELREVINRNNLQCKIYGKSFDGAEGFPISGGLNYDLVLDKVSTLFTKLGLGACHPSVPGVTLNEIMPRRLPTFCPGCPHRETLSLLKDLRGHLKRQNINLISHGDVGCYSLSFLEPFKEMHNLSAMGQGGALGSGLDLFTTNPSVVLMGDSTFFHSGITDISNSVQMNHDITYILLDNDNTAMTGHQMSPRTGESVEGFKRPAQDMLKLVTALGVQEAIEINPSDRYFYQNLMREMILKKGTKVIISNKECALTFHGRKKAEERKIFNKNETIPVQKFYQINTDACEDCRACVELTGCPGLSQTFDAYGTKVTIDPQICVSDSYCTKIKVCPSFELVEVADYHPTKYRANTNGNSVDLKTELPLPDRKKTLDSIASGVDYRAVVTGVGGSGVTTISRVLAEAAKVMGNRTDIDFKFVDQKGLAQRNGNVTSHLALYKKGKSHAQVTPMGGADVLLSPDLLDGSHHLNFLNAKGMAILDQKFQIPLTLLLDRGAERDPINEIALSEKLQNVLKERVKLLPMKEVSENHLGKSVYASAIILGAAFQMGLIPFDLKDLEDAFTRTMKKAELANNLKAFTLGRRLALGEDLRIASAVVPMIDLYEASLKDSSLFNGSSLVELFKAKKSEIVKLIPAEFKIPEEFIARYLHDMIIFDRGAHIDSFVGDVKKLVSLYAGLESNLFAMALRSIAKTYFIKDEVYIAHMMISPMRKLSDDTTYGDLGTSYKKTFLNRPSFDLGEKKIEFDFSPSKWMLKIMRHARFLRAILTTWHKQERKISSDIRSRILNQALSFKELKALENIKGYRQVRYDMYSSL, encoded by the coding sequence ATGACAACTGAAATTCTCAACGGCAACGAAATTATTATCCAAGGCGCACTGGAGGCCGGATTTCATTTATACACCGGATATCCTGGATCTCCGCTAGCGGATTATTTCAATATTCTCTATGAAAGAAAAAACGAGTTTAAAGAAAAAGGCATTCGTGTCGTAATCGCCAACAGTGAGGCCAATGCCGCTGCGATGGCCTCTGGTGCAAAACAAGCTCACAAAAATGCACTTGTTGCGATGAAATCCATGGGACTTCATGTGGCGGCAGATGCTCTTTCGGTAGGTAACTTCGCAAATCCCGGAACTGGTGGCGTGGTTGTTGTTGTTGGAGATGACCCTTGGTCGATTTCTACCTCAAGCCCTGCTGACTCAAGATATTTATTTAAACATTTACACATTCCTTTTCTAGATCCATCAACTCCACAGGAATTGAAAGACTGGATTAAAGTTGCTTTAGAAATTTCTCTGGAAACTTCGGTTTATCAGGGATTACTACTGACAACTTTTATGGCCGAAGGTGGTGGGCGTGTTGAAATTGGAGAAGAAGTAAAAATCGATCCAACGTTAATTGAACTGGACCCAGCGACTTTTGATCTTTCAAAAAACGTTATGGTTCCACCCAATTCATTTAAAGCTGACGTGGCAATGATCAAAGATCGTTTCCCGAAAGTGTTTGATGTTTTAAAAGCAAAATCTCTAGACTTAAAATTTGGAAATATGGATTCAAAAGTTGGTTTCATCACAAGTGGTGCCGTTTTTGAAATCTTAAAACAAGTTCTTGATGATAACGATGCTCTTGATCGTTTTTCTCTCTATAAAGTGGCAGCACCTTATCCATTAATTGATGACCTATTAGTTCCATACTTAAAAAACCTTGAAACTTTAATTGTTGTTGAAGAAAAAAGAGGATTTTTAGAAACTGAACTAAGAGAAGTGATCAATAGAAACAATCTTCAGTGCAAAATCTACGGAAAAAGCTTTGATGGTGCTGAAGGTTTCCCAATATCTGGCGGTCTAAATTACGATCTAGTTTTAGATAAAGTTTCAACTCTTTTTACCAAGCTTGGTTTGGGCGCTTGCCATCCATCAGTTCCAGGCGTGACGTTAAATGAAATCATGCCAAGAAGACTTCCGACTTTTTGTCCGGGATGTCCGCATAGAGAAACTCTTTCACTATTAAAAGATTTAAGAGGCCATTTAAAAAGACAAAATATCAATCTAATCTCTCATGGAGATGTAGGTTGTTATTCATTATCTTTTCTTGAGCCATTCAAAGAAATGCACAACCTTTCGGCCATGGGGCAAGGGGGAGCATTAGGTTCAGGTCTGGATTTATTTACGACGAATCCTTCGGTTGTTTTAATGGGAGACTCAACATTCTTTCATTCGGGGATTACTGATATTTCAAACTCTGTTCAGATGAATCACGACATCACTTATATTCTTCTTGATAACGACAACACAGCAATGACTGGTCACCAGATGAGTCCACGTACAGGTGAGTCGGTTGAAGGATTTAAACGTCCAGCTCAGGATATGTTGAAACTTGTAACAGCGTTAGGTGTTCAAGAAGCGATTGAAATCAATCCGAGTGATAGATACTTTTATCAGAACTTAATGCGTGAAATGATTTTAAAGAAAGGCACGAAAGTTATTATCTCTAATAAAGAGTGTGCACTGACTTTTCATGGCCGCAAAAAAGCTGAAGAGAGAAAAATCTTTAATAAGAACGAAACCATCCCAGTTCAGAAGTTTTATCAGATCAATACTGATGCTTGTGAAGACTGCCGTGCTTGTGTTGAGTTAACGGGATGCCCGGGACTTTCACAAACTTTTGATGCTTACGGAACGAAGGTCACTATTGATCCACAAATTTGTGTGAGCGATAGTTACTGTACAAAAATTAAAGTGTGCCCAAGTTTTGAATTGGTTGAAGTCGCGGATTACCACCCGACTAAATACCGTGCCAATACCAATGGAAACTCAGTTGATTTGAAAACTGAACTTCCATTACCAGACAGAAAGAAAACTCTCGATTCAATCGCAAGCGGTGTCGATTACCGTGCCGTTGTAACTGGTGTTGGTGGATCAGGAGTCACGACCATTTCACGTGTTCTTGCCGAAGCTGCAAAAGTGATGGGGAACCGCACTGACATTGATTTTAAATTCGTTGATCAAAAAGGTCTTGCTCAACGTAATGGAAACGTAACGAGCCATTTAGCACTATATAAGAAAGGGAAGTCCCACGCTCAAGTTACACCAATGGGTGGAGCTGACGTATTACTTTCTCCGGATTTATTAGATGGATCTCACCACCTGAATTTTTTAAATGCAAAAGGAATGGCGATCCTGGATCAAAAATTCCAGATCCCTTTAACTCTTCTATTAGATAGAGGAGCTGAGCGCGATCCAATTAATGAAATCGCCCTTTCTGAAAAACTGCAAAACGTTTTAAAAGAAAGAGTGAAACTTCTTCCAATGAAAGAAGTGTCAGAAAATCATTTAGGAAAGAGTGTTTACGCTTCGGCCATTATTCTTGGAGCTGCTTTTCAAATGGGATTAATTCCTTTTGACCTGAAAGACTTAGAAGACGCTTTTACCCGCACGATGAAAAAAGCAGAACTTGCCAACAACCTAAAGGCCTTCACTTTAGGAAGAAGACTTGCTCTTGGCGAAGACTTAAGAATCGCCAGCGCAGTGGTTCCGATGATCGATCTTTACGAAGCCTCATTAAAAGACAGTTCATTATTTAACGGTTCATCTTTAGTAGAGCTTTTTAAAGCTAAAAAAAGTGAAATTGTAAAATTGATTCCAGCAGAGTTTAAAATCCCTGAAGAGTTTATTGCAAGATACTTACACGACATGATTATTTTTGATCGTGGAGCACATATCGATTCATTCGTCGGTGATGTTAAAAAACTAGTAAGTTTATACGCAGGATTAGAGTCTAATCTTTTTGCCATGGCCCTTAGATCCATCGCTAAAACTTATTTCATTAAAGATGAAGTCTATATTGCTCATATGATGATCAGCCCGATGAGGAAACTTTCGGACGATACAACGTATGGTGATTTAGGAACGTCATATAAGAAGACCTTCTTAAACAGACCAAGTTTCGATTTGGGCGAAAAGAAGATCGAGTTTGATTTTTCACCTAGTAAATGGATGCTGAAAATCATGAGACACGCGCGCTTTTTGAGAGCTATCCTTACGACTTGGCACAAACAAGAAAGAAAGATCAGCTCTGATATAAGGTCGCGAATCCTGAATCAGGCATTGTCATTTAAAGAGCTTAAGGCGCTGGAAAACATCAAGGGCTACCGTCAGGTTCGCTATGATATGTACAGTTCTTTATAG